In the genome of Pedosphaera parvula Ellin514, one region contains:
- a CDS encoding PAS domain S-box protein, whose amino-acid sequence MTHDLPFVWLPWELVRNDLMTPVYLLAIQMNDPVSWLLPAACGVIGAIIGALAMKRPSRKVTQPVREARIQQLNQELEGRVNERTSALSNANNQLTNEITEHRKTEALLRQSEEQARILVDNAPEAIVVLDFDNGLFVAVNENACRLFGYPREALMKLGLAPLCPIVQADGRFSDEAAREKIAAALAGETPVFEWIHKNSVGNLIPCEVRLVRLPAEGRNLVRGSVTDNTERRRKERIQKAIYQISESIHTANDLDSLYRQIHGTIKELMPADNFFLSLHDAATDMHHFVYHVDEVDKRPPPRKLKYGMSAYVLQTGKPLLADRNAMLQRQIKGSPPPGPIEPGNWYVESGTPSAIWLGVPLVVRGKALGVMVVQDYHDEKAYGEEEKRILAFVAEQTALAIERKQAEQALRIRSEQVLRHRNMLLELAKLDKSEFELALEKICGLAALAFNVARVSYWSLCEGNTAIICEVLYLNARKGVEVSFKGMRLDQTSCPDYFKALGAKETIVANQVLTHPATAALGESYLKPLGISSMLDAPVWVHGCVVGVLCHEHIGPGREWTAEEIDFSASVATMISLAIEAAQRARSERSLRESEEKHRALFRATSQGVLLHDENIIFEVNSAAMRMLGRGNEEDLLGKSPWDISAPIQANGEPAESLARKHIRTALEKGSARFEWLARRPEGKDFPAEIFLTPIPLHGRTVIQAVINDITERKQAETELLKALAREKELGVLKSSFVSLVSHEFRTPLGIIMSSAEILHSYLDQLETIHRQEHLESIAKNAKRMAGMMEEVLLFGQVEAGKMELHPAPLSLSSFCRRLKDEILSATDGQCPIVLTMEAFPTDIFADERVLRHIFTNLLLNAVKYSRAGSPVHFMVAQEGKDAVFQVRDQGIGIPEADQQWLFKAFHRGSNAANLPGTGLGLVIVKRSVELHNGRIKVESVVDQGTAITVRLPLFNEANEKNTRH is encoded by the coding sequence ATGACGCATGATCTCCCATTCGTCTGGCTTCCTTGGGAACTGGTCCGAAATGATTTAATGACACCCGTGTATTTGCTTGCGATTCAGATGAATGACCCGGTTTCCTGGTTGCTTCCGGCAGCGTGCGGGGTTATTGGGGCTATCATCGGGGCGCTCGCGATGAAGCGCCCGAGCCGGAAGGTAACCCAACCCGTAAGGGAAGCCCGCATTCAGCAGTTGAATCAGGAACTTGAAGGCCGGGTTAACGAGCGGACATCCGCCCTGTCGAATGCCAACAACCAGCTCACAAACGAAATCACGGAGCATCGAAAAACCGAAGCCCTGCTCCGACAGAGCGAAGAACAAGCCCGTATTCTGGTGGATAACGCCCCTGAGGCCATCGTCGTATTGGACTTTGATAATGGGTTGTTTGTCGCTGTAAATGAAAATGCCTGTCGATTATTTGGATATCCACGGGAAGCCTTGATGAAATTGGGGCTGGCTCCACTCTGTCCCATTGTTCAGGCAGATGGCAGATTTTCGGACGAAGCTGCGCGAGAGAAAATAGCAGCTGCTTTGGCGGGAGAAACGCCGGTTTTTGAATGGATTCACAAAAACTCGGTTGGAAATTTAATTCCTTGCGAAGTTCGATTGGTCCGGCTTCCTGCAGAAGGGCGGAACCTGGTCCGCGGCAGTGTCACCGACAATACCGAACGTCGTAGGAAGGAGAGGATTCAAAAGGCAATTTACCAGATTTCCGAGTCCATCCACACAGCCAATGACCTGGACAGTCTCTATAGACAGATTCATGGCACGATCAAGGAGTTGATGCCGGCGGACAACTTTTTCCTCTCGCTCCACGATGCTGCCACCGACATGCATCATTTCGTTTACCACGTGGATGAAGTCGATAAACGACCACCACCTCGAAAATTAAAATACGGGATGTCCGCCTACGTTCTCCAGACCGGCAAACCTTTGTTGGCAGACCGGAACGCAATGTTGCAACGACAGATTAAAGGCAGTCCGCCGCCCGGCCCGATCGAACCTGGTAATTGGTACGTGGAATCGGGAACCCCGTCCGCCATCTGGCTCGGCGTACCGTTGGTGGTACGTGGAAAAGCTCTCGGCGTAATGGTCGTGCAGGATTACCATGACGAAAAAGCCTACGGCGAAGAGGAGAAGAGAATTCTGGCCTTCGTGGCGGAACAAACCGCCCTCGCCATTGAGCGCAAACAGGCGGAACAGGCATTGCGCATTCGCAGCGAACAAGTGTTGCGGCATCGCAACATGCTTTTGGAACTCGCCAAACTCGACAAATCCGAATTTGAACTGGCACTGGAGAAAATTTGTGGCCTGGCCGCTTTAGCCTTCAATGTGGCACGCGTCAGCTACTGGTCTTTGTGCGAAGGCAATACCGCCATTATTTGTGAGGTGCTTTACCTCAACGCCCGCAAGGGCGTGGAGGTTTCTTTCAAAGGTATGAGGTTGGACCAAACCTCCTGCCCGGACTATTTCAAGGCATTGGGAGCAAAGGAGACGATTGTTGCCAACCAGGTCCTGACCCATCCAGCTACCGCCGCTCTCGGTGAAAGTTATCTAAAACCCCTGGGTATCAGCTCGATGTTGGATGCACCAGTTTGGGTGCATGGATGCGTCGTCGGAGTTCTCTGCCATGAGCACATCGGCCCGGGCCGCGAGTGGACGGCTGAGGAAATCGATTTTTCGGCCTCAGTTGCAACCATGATTTCATTGGCCATCGAAGCAGCCCAGAGAGCACGGTCTGAAAGATCGTTGCGGGAATCGGAGGAGAAGCACCGCGCACTCTTTAGAGCAACCAGCCAGGGCGTACTCTTGCATGATGAAAATATCATCTTCGAGGTGAATTCGGCCGCCATGCGCATGTTGGGACGGGGAAATGAAGAGGATTTGCTGGGAAAAAGTCCATGGGATATCTCCGCCCCCATACAGGCCAATGGCGAACCCGCAGAATCTCTGGCCCGCAAGCACATCCGCACGGCCTTGGAAAAAGGCAGCGCGCGGTTCGAATGGCTGGCGCGGCGCCCCGAGGGCAAGGATTTTCCGGCTGAAATCTTCCTTACTCCAATCCCCTTGCATGGTCGCACGGTCATACAGGCTGTTATCAACGATATTACGGAACGCAAGCAGGCCGAGACCGAACTATTGAAAGCGCTCGCGCGGGAAAAGGAATTGGGCGTCTTAAAGAGCAGTTTCGTATCGCTGGTATCACACGAGTTCCGCACCCCGCTCGGCATCATCATGTCTTCGGCAGAAATTCTCCATTCCTACCTCGACCAACTCGAAACCATCCATCGCCAGGAGCATCTGGAATCGATCGCAAAAAACGCGAAAAGAATGGCTGGAATGATGGAAGAAGTCCTGCTTTTTGGACAGGTGGAGGCAGGGAAAATGGAGCTTCATCCTGCACCATTAAGCCTTTCAAGCTTTTGTCGCCGCCTGAAGGATGAGATATTATCCGCCACGGATGGACAATGCCCCATTGTGCTGACCATGGAAGCCTTTCCAACCGATATTTTTGCTGATGAACGGGTTTTGCGTCATATTTTCACGAACCTCCTGCTCAACGCAGTGAAGTATTCGCGCGCTGGCAGTCCAGTACATTTCATGGTCGCTCAGGAAGGCAAAGATGCGGTTTTCCAAGTACGCGATCAAGGCATTGGAATTCCCGAGGCAGACCAGCAATGGCTTTTCAAAGCCTTCCACCGCGGCAGTAATGCCGCAAACCTGCCAGGAACGGGATTGGGATTGGTCATTGTGAAACGCTCAGTGGAACTGCATAATGGCAGGATTAAGGTAGAAAGTGTGGTCGACCAAGGCACAGCAATTACCGTAAGGTTGCCACTTTTCAATGAAGCCAATGAAAAAAATACTCGTCATTGA
- a CDS encoding rhodanese-like domain-containing protein — translation MKPIKKTCHLLCILCVTFAAAHFAAAEEAKAPASSTQTVKTPPEPIDPDKAQQLVTDKKVVVLDVRTPAEFASGHIAGATNIDYHNQDFKKKLEQLPKDKSYLVNCAVGGRSAKACKMMNQLDFKSVYDLKGGMSAWEKAGKPIEK, via the coding sequence ATGAAACCAATCAAGAAAACCTGCCACTTGCTCTGCATCCTTTGCGTAACCTTCGCCGCCGCCCACTTCGCTGCAGCAGAAGAAGCCAAAGCTCCAGCGTCATCCACCCAAACCGTCAAGACTCCTCCTGAACCCATTGATCCCGACAAAGCCCAACAGCTTGTCACCGACAAGAAGGTGGTTGTCCTGGACGTGCGCACTCCCGCTGAATTTGCCTCCGGTCACATCGCCGGAGCCACCAACATCGATTATCACAATCAGGATTTTAAGAAAAAACTGGAGCAACTCCCAAAGGACAAATCGTACCTCGTGAACTGTGCCGTCGGAGGCCGCAGCGCCAAAGCCTGCAAAATGATGAACCAGCTCGATTTTAAATCCGTTTACGACCTTAAAGGCGGCATGAGTGCCTGGGAAAAAGCCGGCAAACCCATCGAGAAATAA
- a CDS encoding flavin reductase family protein: MTFDLSQAVPNLTYNLLIGLVAPRPIALITTIDLEGKVNAAPFSAYNYVGTDPAIVAIGVGNRPGPGIIGKDTARNIRNTREFVINVVSEDIAEAMNICAIDFPTGVNELEMAKLNTAPSSKVSPPRILEAPASLECREVTTMEIGRSRIILGEVISIYVKDEFIDPKGPYIRAENLHAIGRMNGLGAYVKTRDAFFSMSRIPYEEWKKNH; this comes from the coding sequence ATGACTTTCGACCTCTCCCAAGCCGTTCCAAATCTAACCTACAATCTCCTCATCGGCCTCGTCGCACCCCGCCCCATCGCACTGATCACCACCATCGATCTCGAAGGCAAGGTCAACGCTGCCCCTTTCAGCGCCTACAACTACGTCGGCACTGATCCTGCCATCGTCGCCATCGGTGTCGGCAATCGCCCTGGCCCGGGCATCATCGGCAAGGACACCGCGCGCAACATCCGCAACACCCGCGAATTCGTCATCAACGTCGTCAGTGAAGATATCGCTGAAGCCATGAATATTTGCGCCATCGATTTCCCCACAGGCGTGAACGAATTGGAAATGGCCAAGCTGAACACCGCTCCGTCCTCCAAGGTTTCTCCGCCGAGAATCCTCGAAGCTCCCGCCAGCCTCGAATGCCGCGAAGTCACCACCATGGAAATCGGCCGTTCCCGCATTATCCTCGGCGAAGTCATTTCGATTTACGTGAAGGACGAGTTCATCGATCCCAAAGGCCCCTACATCCGCGCCGAAAATCTCCACGCCATCGGGCGCATGAATGGCCTCGGCGCCTACGTCAAAACCAGGGATGCCTTCTTTTCCATGTCCCGTATTCCCTACGAAGAATGGAAAAAGAACCATTAA
- a CDS encoding phosphate-starvation-inducible PsiE family protein, whose protein sequence is MKPFFTRWFVVVDKWPGLTIYQRFESLIALVLSFAISLIILMGLWQVLREVFEKLVLQSSNPLDPKTFQILFGDILTVLIALEFNHTLHYVVTREQSVIQTKIVLLISILALARKLIIMDLKETQPNQLLGLAAITLALGITYWLLRERVDRLATLPQKQSANLTPTEP, encoded by the coding sequence ATGAAACCATTTTTCACCCGATGGTTCGTCGTAGTCGATAAATGGCCTGGCCTCACAATCTACCAGCGATTCGAAAGTCTGATCGCCCTCGTGCTCAGTTTCGCCATCAGCCTCATCATTTTGATGGGTCTCTGGCAGGTGCTCAGGGAGGTATTCGAGAAGCTCGTTTTGCAATCCTCGAATCCTCTCGACCCAAAAACTTTTCAAATCCTCTTCGGCGATATCCTGACAGTACTGATCGCGCTGGAGTTCAACCACACGCTCCATTACGTCGTCACCCGCGAGCAAAGTGTCATTCAGACCAAAATAGTGCTTCTCATCTCCATTCTCGCATTGGCGCGCAAGTTGATTATCATGGACTTGAAGGAAACGCAGCCCAACCAATTGCTGGGCTTGGCCGCCATTACCCTGGCGCTCGGCATAACCTATTGGCTGTTGCGCGAACGTGTAGATCGCCTCGCAACTCTTCCACAAAAACAATCAGCCAACCTTACGCCCACTGAACCCTGA
- a CDS encoding ABC transporter ATP-binding protein gives MKFPSPSSAEAVVSITGLCRRFGSKTALQEVSLYVPRGGVFGLVGANGAGKTTLIKHILGLLRAESGSVRVFDVDPVADPVGVLGRIGYLSEQPDLPGWMRVDELMRYTQAFYPKWDMAYAEKLREQFGLDPAARLKTLSKGQQAKAGLLAAQAHRPDLLLLDEPSSGLDPIVRRDILEAVIHTVADEGRTVFFSSHLLEEIERVSDHIAMLHEGKLVMCGSLDEIKLQHRCFILRFPTTQTKPPVIAGALSVSGMGREWSVMCNGARNELPARALQMGAEIVEERFPSLNEIFVAHAGVTASARANSEEQTTAH, from the coding sequence ATGAAATTTCCATCGCCATCCTCGGCCGAGGCCGTGGTTTCCATCACCGGGTTGTGCCGCCGGTTTGGTTCGAAGACCGCGTTGCAGGAGGTGTCTTTGTACGTGCCGCGAGGCGGAGTGTTCGGGTTGGTGGGCGCCAACGGCGCGGGGAAAACGACTTTGATCAAGCATATCCTGGGGCTCCTGAGAGCTGAGTCTGGGAGCGTGCGGGTCTTCGACGTTGATCCGGTGGCCGATCCGGTTGGCGTGCTGGGGCGGATTGGTTATTTGTCAGAGCAACCAGATTTACCTGGATGGATGCGCGTGGATGAACTCATGCGCTACACGCAGGCCTTTTATCCGAAATGGGACATGGCCTATGCCGAAAAGTTGCGAGAACAGTTTGGGCTCGATCCAGCGGCCCGTCTCAAAACACTTTCCAAAGGCCAGCAGGCAAAGGCTGGTCTATTAGCGGCACAGGCGCATCGCCCGGACCTGCTGCTTCTGGACGAACCCAGTTCCGGCCTGGACCCAATCGTGCGGCGCGACATTCTGGAGGCGGTCATTCATACAGTGGCTGATGAAGGTCGCACGGTCTTTTTCTCCTCACATTTGTTGGAAGAAATCGAGCGGGTGTCGGACCACATCGCCATGTTGCATGAGGGAAAATTGGTGATGTGTGGATCACTCGACGAAATCAAATTACAACATCGATGCTTTATACTTCGCTTCCCAACGACGCAAACAAAGCCTCCGGTCATTGCCGGGGCATTGAGTGTAAGTGGAATGGGGCGGGAGTGGTCGGTGATGTGCAATGGCGCGCGAAACGAGCTGCCGGCGAGAGCACTCCAGATGGGAGCTGAAATTGTTGAGGAGCGGTTTCCCTCGCTTAATGAGATATTCGTGGCGCATGCCGGGGTGACTGCCTCCGCTCGCGCCAATTCCGAGGAACAAACAACGGCTCATTGA
- a CDS encoding ThuA domain-containing protein: MHLRFAILFAAAFLIRAEATQVQTNVSMLTPGFTVQQLPVRLSNVNNLRFTPDGKLTALGYDGRVHILLDTDGDGLEDKDLLYWDKSTLSVPVGMTWSKDGLYVSSHGKVSLLRDIDGDGKADLEEIVASGWPPTDVGSGGVDATAVTLDSEGNLYFGLLTADYSNPYRVKNGVSHYDLKSKRGTIQKWSPSTRSLETIATGIRVPYTLAFNRLGDLFVTDQEGETWCPGGNPLDELNQILPGRNYGFPPRHEKYLPALISEPPVVAFGPQHQSSCGLVFNEESKNHKSFGPKWWEGDAFVAGESRGKIWRVRLVKTPAGYVGRETVIARLNMLTMDVAISPKGDLYVSCHSGSPDWGTGPHGEGKLFKISYTDSAAPQMVSIWPAGPMEVRVAFDRAIDPSVTNWISQMQIDFGEYVSTADRLEVLKPPYKAVNRQEATPRGKLRVVATRLSIDHRTLILTTDPHPQSVNYALALPGIKAANSKTPATQIDAAYTLNGVKATWSRKGQTDAEWSGWFPHLDSVVNKAFTLNSTEHEQLRNLTRKKGILKLHTQAAFPSGEVTFRLQSSHPFELAAGTVTSKSALHDGLYRAELKVSPTGQLVPLSIALETGGNLDFLVHADYSLLSDPTVRPLPLNIFYLPWAPQHQLLTPVTEENNNLAHGDFENGRNLFFGQQLKCSTCHRIRGEGGLIGPDLSNLVHRDAASILRDIKNPNATINPDYVAYNVLLRDDTELTGFVRAQTAGLLRILDVTGKEHSIATSEIKQLQPSTVSLMPTGLLDTLKTNQVDDLLTFLLNEPPTSSASQVQALLHCPPSETLNATNPLRPLNIVLVAGKQDHPTGQHDYPAWQKAWAPLLAQIHATTVTNAWNWPTPQQFQQADVIMLYCWNHDWSAERYQQLDDFLARGGGLVLLHAATIADKDPEKLAERIGLAAQPGPTKYLHTPFNLKFNAASNQALTCGFKELHFLDEPYWPMFGDTNRIGVLATAKMEGQPRPMVWTYQRGKGRVFASIPGHYTSTLNDPAFRILILRGLAWTVNEPSQRFTDCLAIKVQ, encoded by the coding sequence ATGCACCTGCGTTTTGCCATCCTGTTTGCAGCAGCCTTTCTGATCCGGGCTGAGGCGACCCAGGTTCAGACGAATGTGTCGATGCTGACTCCTGGCTTTACCGTTCAGCAACTACCGGTCCGCCTCTCAAACGTGAACAATCTCCGTTTCACTCCCGATGGCAAATTGACCGCACTGGGTTACGACGGCCGGGTCCATATCCTCCTCGATACGGATGGCGACGGCCTTGAGGACAAAGACCTCCTCTACTGGGATAAATCCACTCTCAGCGTTCCTGTCGGTATGACCTGGTCCAAGGATGGTCTTTACGTCTCTTCTCATGGCAAGGTTTCACTGCTGCGTGACATCGATGGCGATGGCAAGGCTGACCTGGAAGAAATCGTCGCCAGCGGCTGGCCACCCACTGATGTCGGCTCCGGCGGCGTTGATGCCACAGCTGTGACTCTCGACTCCGAAGGAAACCTTTATTTTGGCCTCCTCACCGCCGATTACTCCAATCCTTATCGCGTCAAAAATGGCGTCTCCCATTACGATCTCAAAAGCAAACGCGGCACCATCCAGAAATGGTCTCCTTCAACCCGGAGCCTGGAAACCATCGCCACCGGCATTCGCGTTCCCTACACGCTTGCTTTCAATCGTCTCGGGGACCTGTTCGTCACCGATCAGGAAGGAGAAACCTGGTGTCCCGGCGGTAATCCTCTGGATGAACTGAACCAAATCTTACCTGGTCGCAACTATGGGTTTCCACCGCGCCACGAAAAATATCTTCCTGCTCTCATCAGTGAACCACCGGTCGTTGCTTTCGGTCCCCAACATCAATCCAGTTGCGGATTGGTTTTTAATGAAGAGTCTAAGAACCATAAATCTTTCGGGCCCAAGTGGTGGGAAGGAGATGCCTTTGTCGCGGGTGAATCACGCGGAAAAATCTGGCGTGTCCGCCTCGTAAAAACTCCGGCAGGTTACGTTGGCAGGGAAACCGTCATCGCTCGACTGAACATGCTGACAATGGACGTGGCGATTTCTCCCAAAGGCGATCTCTACGTCTCCTGCCACAGCGGCTCTCCCGACTGGGGAACCGGACCTCATGGTGAAGGCAAACTTTTTAAAATCTCCTACACCGACTCCGCTGCTCCGCAGATGGTTTCCATCTGGCCGGCTGGTCCAATGGAAGTGCGCGTGGCTTTCGATCGGGCCATTGACCCCTCAGTGACTAATTGGATAAGCCAGATGCAAATTGATTTTGGTGAGTACGTCAGTACTGCTGATCGTCTCGAAGTATTGAAACCTCCCTATAAGGCGGTCAATCGCCAGGAAGCCACCCCGCGTGGCAAACTTCGCGTCGTAGCCACTCGGCTCTCCATTGATCATCGCACTCTAATACTCACCACTGATCCACACCCACAGTCAGTCAATTACGCACTGGCTTTACCCGGCATTAAAGCTGCAAACTCCAAAACCCCGGCAACCCAGATCGACGCTGCCTATACCCTAAACGGCGTCAAGGCAACCTGGTCTCGCAAAGGTCAGACTGATGCCGAATGGAGTGGTTGGTTTCCACATCTTGATTCCGTCGTAAACAAGGCCTTTACCCTCAACTCAACCGAACACGAACAACTCCGGAACTTGACCAGGAAAAAGGGAATCCTAAAATTGCACACTCAGGCCGCATTCCCTTCAGGCGAAGTCACTTTTCGCCTGCAATCCAGCCACCCCTTTGAGCTTGCAGCCGGCACCGTTACCAGCAAATCAGCATTGCATGATGGTTTGTATCGTGCCGAACTCAAAGTAAGTCCCACAGGCCAACTGGTCCCGCTATCAATTGCGCTGGAAACAGGCGGAAACCTGGATTTCCTGGTTCACGCAGATTATTCGCTGCTATCCGATCCAACCGTGCGGCCACTTCCCTTAAATATCTTTTACCTTCCATGGGCCCCCCAGCATCAGCTACTCACTCCCGTTACGGAAGAGAACAACAATCTCGCCCATGGTGATTTCGAAAACGGTCGCAATCTCTTTTTCGGCCAACAACTCAAATGCAGCACCTGCCACCGCATCCGCGGTGAAGGCGGCCTGATTGGCCCTGATCTCAGCAACCTCGTTCATCGCGACGCAGCCTCGATTCTGCGGGATATCAAAAACCCCAATGCCACAATCAATCCCGACTACGTCGCCTATAATGTCCTCCTGCGTGACGATACGGAACTCACCGGCTTCGTGCGGGCACAAACCGCTGGTTTGCTCCGCATCCTCGATGTCACCGGCAAGGAACATTCCATCGCCACGAGCGAGATAAAACAATTGCAACCCAGCACCGTCTCCCTGATGCCCACCGGCCTGCTGGATACTCTGAAAACAAATCAGGTTGATGACCTGCTTACCTTTCTATTGAACGAACCACCCACCAGTTCTGCCTCCCAGGTCCAAGCCTTGTTGCATTGCCCTCCATCTGAAACCCTGAATGCCACAAACCCGCTTCGCCCTTTAAATATCGTACTGGTGGCTGGCAAGCAGGATCATCCAACCGGGCAACATGATTACCCCGCGTGGCAAAAAGCCTGGGCTCCTCTTCTAGCTCAAATTCACGCAACGACTGTTACCAATGCCTGGAACTGGCCCACCCCTCAACAATTTCAACAGGCTGACGTAATAATGCTGTATTGTTGGAATCACGATTGGAGCGCTGAACGCTATCAGCAACTCGATGATTTTCTCGCTCGTGGAGGCGGACTGGTTCTCCTGCACGCCGCCACCATCGCGGACAAGGACCCGGAAAAACTGGCGGAGCGCATTGGTTTGGCAGCTCAGCCCGGACCCACCAAATACCTTCATACTCCCTTCAACTTGAAATTCAATGCAGCCTCCAATCAAGCGCTCACGTGCGGTTTCAAGGAATTACATTTTCTGGATGAACCGTACTGGCCCATGTTTGGCGATACCAATCGTATCGGAGTTCTCGCCACCGCTAAAATGGAAGGTCAACCCCGTCCCATGGTATGGACCTATCAACGTGGCAAAGGCCGTGTGTTTGCCAGCATCCCCGGTCATTACACTTCGACCCTCAATGACCCCGCATTTCGTATCCTGATCCTGCGCGGACTCGCATGGACAGTGAATGAACCATCACAACGATTCACCGACTGTCTCGCAATCAAAGTTCAATAA
- a CDS encoding GntR family transcriptional regulator: MQIHISSADGVPIYVQIANQVKHLVASGRLAPGEEIPPIRVLAEQLVVNPNTVARAYLELERAGVVTKRHGSGTYISDAHSPLSRREKLKVLTQRADSLLVEAGHLDIDLDEVIELLRERHEAIHSQASK, from the coding sequence ATGCAGATTCATATCAGCTCGGCGGATGGGGTTCCGATTTACGTTCAGATTGCAAATCAGGTGAAGCATCTGGTGGCATCGGGACGGCTGGCGCCAGGGGAGGAAATTCCGCCGATTCGCGTCCTTGCAGAACAATTGGTGGTAAATCCCAATACTGTGGCGCGGGCGTATTTGGAACTGGAGCGGGCTGGTGTTGTCACCAAACGGCATGGCTCAGGGACTTATATTTCTGATGCTCATTCGCCGCTTTCACGGCGTGAGAAATTGAAGGTATTGACGCAACGAGCGGATTCACTGCTGGTTGAGGCGGGCCATCTAGATATCGATCTGGACGAGGTGATCGAGCTGCTCCGTGAGCGGCATGAGGCAATTCATTCACAGGCGAGCAAATGA
- a CDS encoding PQQ-dependent sugar dehydrogenase, producing MNRLICLGQRFAVSCLLLLIGGLTGVSLAGEQSKPFSELNFKKVVLATNLTEPMNLSVAQDERVFLVERLGAIKVWKPETGEMKTITTIQTFSGSENSLLGVVLDPKFLENHWIYLFYSPTAPEENRVSRFTLNGDVLDVASEKVLIHFRTDRKVANHAGGDLNFDKHGNLYASTGDNTFITENESFAPIDERPGREYWDAQRTSANTMDLRGKILRIHPEPDGSYTIPKGNLFPEDGSKGRPEIYVMGVRNPFRFSIDSKSGWVYWGDVGPDAREAKPERGPVGFDEFNQARKAGNFGWPQFVGDNKPYRRYDFGSKQSGELFDAQHPVNSSPHNTGAKELPPAQPAFIWYPYTPTSRFPEMGSGARAAMAGPVYHFDKKLKSDCKLPKEYDEELFIFDWERSLINIVRFDKPGNLQKLEPFLPAMKFKRPICIKLGPEGALYVIEWGSNWYNNKDAQLVRVEFRQK from the coding sequence ATGAATCGACTTATTTGCCTTGGTCAAAGATTTGCAGTTTCGTGTTTGTTGCTGTTGATCGGCGGTTTGACAGGAGTTTCCCTTGCAGGAGAGCAATCAAAGCCTTTCAGTGAGCTCAATTTTAAAAAGGTGGTGTTGGCGACGAATTTGACGGAGCCGATGAATTTATCCGTGGCGCAGGATGAGCGCGTGTTTCTAGTGGAGCGGTTGGGGGCCATCAAGGTTTGGAAGCCGGAAACGGGTGAGATGAAAACCATCACGACCATCCAGACATTTAGCGGTTCTGAGAATAGTCTGCTGGGAGTTGTGCTCGACCCGAAGTTTTTGGAAAATCATTGGATCTATCTCTTCTATTCGCCGACGGCTCCGGAAGAAAACCGTGTTTCAAGATTTACACTAAACGGGGATGTATTGGACGTTGCGTCGGAAAAGGTGCTGATCCATTTTCGCACTGATCGCAAGGTGGCGAATCATGCTGGTGGGGACCTGAACTTCGACAAGCATGGCAATCTTTACGCTTCGACGGGAGATAATACATTTATCACGGAAAACGAGAGCTTCGCTCCGATTGATGAGCGTCCGGGAAGAGAGTATTGGGATGCGCAGAGGACGTCGGCCAATACGATGGATTTGCGGGGCAAGATTCTGCGGATTCATCCCGAGCCGGACGGCAGCTACACCATTCCGAAGGGCAATTTGTTTCCGGAGGATGGTTCAAAGGGAAGGCCGGAGATTTATGTGATGGGCGTGCGGAATCCATTTCGTTTCTCCATAGATTCGAAGAGTGGATGGGTTTATTGGGGTGATGTGGGGCCGGATGCGCGCGAGGCCAAGCCGGAAAGAGGGCCCGTGGGGTTCGATGAATTCAATCAGGCGCGAAAGGCTGGAAATTTTGGATGGCCGCAATTCGTCGGTGATAACAAACCGTATCGACGTTACGATTTTGGCAGCAAGCAGAGTGGTGAGTTGTTCGATGCGCAACATCCGGTGAATTCGTCGCCGCACAACACAGGCGCGAAGGAGTTGCCACCCGCACAACCTGCTTTCATCTGGTATCCCTACACACCTACATCACGTTTTCCTGAAATGGGTTCGGGTGCACGGGCGGCAATGGCGGGACCGGTTTATCATTTTGACAAGAAACTGAAGTCTGATTGCAAGCTGCCGAAGGAGTACGATGAGGAGCTCTTTATTTTTGATTGGGAGCGGAGTTTAATTAATATCGTACGTTTCGATAAACCGGGGAATCTACAGAAGCTGGAGCCGTTTCTGCCGGCGATGAAATTCAAACGTCCGATTTGCATCAAGCTGGGGCCGGAGGGGGCGTTGTATGTGATTGAGTGGGGGAGCAATTGGTACAACAATAAAGATGCACAGTTAGTGCGGGTGGAATTTCGGCAGAAGTAA